The proteins below come from a single Rhizobium lentis genomic window:
- the ligD gene encoding non-homologous end-joining DNA ligase: MTKPRRPSAPLLRDSGSSIQSRPVRRRDPDQPNLPFDAMPSRVEPCLALLKQTVPQGPDWLYEVKWDGYRLALHIEPKGIRILTRGGHDWTHRFPNIAAGAKELGVTRCILDGEAVVLDEEGRSDFGALQRSLGGRGGKRISTESVFYAFDLLYLDGHDLTRTELSVRRHLLEDLIPETDAGAIRFSQDLDLGGEELLEHACDRGLEGIIAKHRDSPYRSGRLGDWQKIKCVQSESFMIVGYEESASNRGGLGSLLLAGRNGHDWIYVGSVGTGFNRTEAEYLRKTLNRLQTKKPVVPLKGKRLVFSQPTLIAEVEFRGWTHEGSLRHPSYKGLREIQDNAAVFDMTDAPAIP, encoded by the coding sequence ATGACCAAACCACGGCGCCCTTCCGCCCCCCTCCTTCGCGACTCCGGTTCTTCCATACAATCGCGACCTGTCCGTCGCCGTGATCCCGACCAGCCGAACCTGCCGTTCGATGCAATGCCGTCCAGAGTGGAGCCATGCCTGGCCTTGCTGAAGCAGACGGTGCCGCAAGGGCCGGACTGGCTCTATGAGGTGAAGTGGGACGGCTACCGATTGGCGCTCCACATCGAGCCGAAAGGTATTCGCATTCTCACCCGTGGCGGCCATGACTGGACCCACCGTTTTCCAAATATCGCCGCAGGGGCAAAGGAGCTCGGTGTAACACGCTGCATTCTCGACGGAGAAGCTGTCGTCCTTGATGAAGAGGGTCGCTCGGACTTTGGAGCGTTGCAGCGCTCGCTCGGCGGAAGGGGCGGCAAACGGATTTCGACCGAATCCGTCTTCTACGCCTTCGATCTATTGTATCTCGACGGTCACGACCTGACGCGCACCGAGCTGTCGGTCCGCCGCCACCTTCTCGAAGATCTGATTCCTGAGACCGACGCTGGCGCCATTCGGTTCTCGCAAGACCTGGATTTGGGTGGCGAGGAACTGCTCGAGCACGCATGCGATCGCGGCCTGGAAGGCATCATCGCAAAGCACAGGGACAGCCCTTACCGCAGTGGTCGTCTGGGGGACTGGCAGAAGATCAAGTGCGTTCAGAGCGAAAGTTTCATGATCGTCGGGTACGAGGAATCCGCCAGCAACCGCGGCGGACTCGGCAGTCTTTTGCTTGCGGGTCGAAACGGTCACGACTGGATCTATGTCGGCTCTGTCGGCACAGGCTTCAATCGAACGGAGGCGGAATATCTGCGCAAGACATTGAACCGCCTCCAGACGAAAAAACCTGTTGTGCCGCTCAAAGGAAAGCGCCTCGTCTTTTCGCAGCCAACCCTGATCGCCGAAGTCGAATTTCGCGGCTGGACGCATGAGGGCAGCCTGCGACACCCCTCCTACAAGGGCCTCCGCGAAATCCAGGATAACGCAGCCGTCTTTGATATGACTGATGCCCCTGCGATTCCGTGA
- a CDS encoding carbohydrate ABC transporter permease yields the protein MTISADMLDMRRDRRPWLRRLADASEPYLYSAPSLILIIAVMLVPLTLGLSYAFRDIQLLNPFSGGFVGLEHFRELASDAAFYGALRNTLWWTGASVVLQFAFGLILALLLDKPFPGRALAQALVFLPWAVPSFLAGLNWAWLFNPVIGPIPHWLFGLGLMQEPGNILSDPNYAMWGPIVANVWWGIPFFAITLLAALQAIPRDLYEAASIDGAGWFQRFRSITLPFLAPTIAITVLLRTVWISNFADLIVVMTNGGPADRTQIVASYIFTTAFKRLDFGYASAIALVLLALLLAYSMLIILLRQTLLNKD from the coding sequence ATGACCATTTCCGCCGATATGCTCGACATGCGCCGCGACCGCAGACCATGGCTGCGTCGTCTTGCCGATGCCTCGGAGCCCTATCTCTACAGCGCGCCGTCCCTGATCCTGATCATCGCGGTGATGCTTGTGCCGCTGACGCTCGGGCTGTCCTATGCCTTCCGCGACATCCAGCTGCTCAACCCCTTTTCCGGTGGCTTCGTCGGCCTCGAGCATTTCCGCGAGCTTGCAAGTGATGCGGCCTTCTACGGCGCGCTGAGGAATACGCTCTGGTGGACCGGCGCTTCCGTAGTCCTGCAATTTGCCTTCGGGCTGATCCTGGCCCTGTTGCTCGACAAGCCGTTCCCGGGCCGGGCGCTCGCGCAGGCGCTCGTCTTCCTGCCCTGGGCGGTGCCGTCCTTTCTCGCCGGCCTGAACTGGGCCTGGCTGTTCAACCCGGTCATCGGGCCGATCCCGCACTGGCTTTTCGGGCTCGGGCTGATGCAGGAGCCGGGCAACATCCTCTCCGATCCGAATTATGCGATGTGGGGCCCGATCGTCGCTAATGTCTGGTGGGGTATTCCCTTCTTCGCCATCACGCTGCTTGCTGCCCTGCAGGCCATCCCGCGCGATCTCTACGAGGCGGCGTCGATCGACGGCGCCGGCTGGTTCCAGCGCTTCCGCTCGATCACCCTGCCGTTTCTCGCGCCGACGATCGCCATCACCGTGCTCTTGCGCACCGTGTGGATCTCCAATTTCGCCGATCTCATCGTCGTGATGACCAATGGCGGTCCGGCCGACCGGACGCAGATTGTCGCCAGTTACATCTTCACGACCGCCTTCAAGCGGCTTGATTTCGGTTATGCCTCGGCGATCGCGCTGGTGCTGCTGGCGCTGCTGCTCGCATATTCGATGCTGATCATCCTGCTGCGGCAGACGCTGCTGAACAAGGATTGA
- a CDS encoding Ku protein: protein MVAPRANWKGFIKFGEVAFPVALYTAASTSERIAFHTLNRKTGNRVRREFVDGETGDPVEREDQVKGFEIEDGRYVVLEPEEVAAAIPESDKTLKVEAFIPCDEVDDVYFDKPYYLAPDTMGSDAFKLLRDGMKKAKVAAIARTVLFRRLRTLLIRPHGKGLIGSTLNFDYEVRSSEKAFEEMPDLKIEGEMLELAKHIINTKKGEFDPKQFDDRYEAAVAELVKAKIEGRSLPKKKAPPAAKPNDLLQALRESAGMATPAKTKRTAANANAGKSRQKAARASTTKSRSPGGAHQRRAG from the coding sequence ATGGTTGCCCCGAGAGCGAATTGGAAAGGCTTTATCAAGTTCGGAGAGGTGGCTTTCCCGGTGGCGCTCTATACCGCCGCCTCCACATCCGAGCGTATCGCATTTCATACTCTGAACAGGAAGACCGGCAACCGCGTCCGCCGGGAATTTGTGGACGGCGAGACCGGCGATCCGGTCGAACGCGAGGACCAGGTCAAGGGTTTCGAGATCGAAGATGGGCGCTACGTCGTCCTCGAGCCCGAGGAGGTCGCGGCCGCCATACCTGAAAGCGACAAAACGCTGAAGGTGGAGGCCTTCATTCCTTGTGACGAGGTCGACGACGTCTATTTCGACAAGCCTTATTATCTGGCTCCCGACACGATGGGCAGCGACGCTTTCAAGCTCCTCAGGGATGGCATGAAGAAGGCCAAGGTCGCGGCTATCGCCCGGACGGTGCTGTTCCGGCGCCTGCGAACCCTCCTCATCCGCCCCCATGGCAAGGGGCTGATCGGCTCCACTTTGAACTTCGATTACGAGGTCCGCTCCTCCGAGAAGGCTTTCGAGGAGATGCCGGATCTCAAGATTGAAGGCGAGATGCTGGAGCTTGCCAAGCACATCATCAACACCAAGAAGGGCGAGTTCGATCCGAAGCAATTCGACGACCGTTACGAAGCCGCCGTCGCCGAATTGGTAAAGGCCAAGATCGAAGGCCGCAGCTTGCCAAAGAAGAAGGCGCCGCCGGCTGCGAAACCCAACGACCTGTTACAGGCGCTGCGCGAAAGCGCCGGCATGGCGACGCCGGCCAAAACGAAGCGCACCGCTGCAAATGCCAATGCCGGAAAGAGCAGGCAGAAGGCCGCGCGCGCGTCGACGACGAAATCACGCAGCCCCGGTGGCGCCCACCAGCGCCGCGCCGGGTGA
- a CDS encoding Ku protein produces the protein MAIRPYWKGYLKLSLVTCPVQMMPATSENEKVRFHTLNRATQNRVISHYVDAVTGKDVKDEDEVKAYQRGENEYVMLEDEELENVALESTKTIDIEVFTPRNGVDWIWLDTPYYLSPDDPVGQEAFSVIRDAMAAEDMVGISRLVIARRERAVMLEPRGKGIVLWTLRYGDEVRGADSYFERVDDQPADSKMMPLVQQLIKKQTQHWNPKMVSDPVQDRLLDLIESKKKQMKKPVGAKSKGKGKVEPAPSNVINIMDALRKSVDAENRPGRH, from the coding sequence ATGGCAATCCGGCCATACTGGAAAGGTTACCTGAAGCTGTCGCTTGTCACCTGCCCGGTGCAGATGATGCCGGCCACGTCCGAAAACGAGAAGGTGCGCTTCCACACGCTCAATCGCGCAACCCAGAACCGAGTGATCAGCCACTATGTCGATGCCGTCACCGGCAAGGACGTGAAGGATGAAGATGAAGTGAAAGCCTATCAGCGTGGCGAGAACGAATATGTCATGCTGGAAGACGAGGAACTGGAGAACGTCGCGCTCGAAAGCACCAAGACGATCGATATCGAGGTCTTTACACCGCGCAACGGCGTCGACTGGATATGGCTCGACACGCCCTATTATCTTTCGCCTGACGATCCGGTCGGCCAAGAGGCATTCTCGGTGATCCGCGATGCGATGGCGGCCGAGGACATGGTCGGGATCTCGCGGCTGGTGATTGCCCGCCGCGAGCGCGCCGTGATGCTGGAGCCACGTGGGAAGGGCATCGTCCTTTGGACCCTGCGTTACGGTGACGAAGTCCGCGGCGCCGATAGTTATTTCGAACGTGTCGACGATCAGCCGGCGGACAGCAAGATGATGCCGCTCGTTCAACAGCTCATCAAAAAGCAGACGCAGCACTGGAACCCGAAGATGGTATCCGATCCGGTGCAGGATAGGCTGCTTGATCTTATCGAATCCAAGAAGAAACAGATGAAAAAGCCTGTCGGAGCCAAGTCCAAGGGCAAGGGAAAAGTCGAGCCGGCTCCCAGCAACGTCATCAACATCATGGACGCCCTGCGTAAATCCGTCGATGCCGAGAACCGACCTGGCAGACATTAA
- a CDS encoding carbohydrate ABC transporter permease encodes MRRSVIPTIAHRLAILCYIAFALFPLFWLLKVSVTPNDLLYTEGVRLWPSRTSWDHYAFVLQHSAFPTFFKNSLIVSASTAVTVTICASLSGYALSRFNFRAKYWIVALMLLTQMFPLVMLVAPIFKILSPLHLTNSLTGLVIVYTAFNVPFATFLMQSFFDGIPKDLEEAAMIDGATQFTAFRQIILPLTLPGIAATLGFVFTAAWSELLFALMLINGNDAATFPVGLLTFVSKFSVDFGQMMAAGVMALIPAGLFFLLIQRYLVQGLTAGAVKG; translated from the coding sequence ATGAGACGATCCGTCATCCCCACGATCGCGCACCGTCTGGCAATTCTCTGCTACATCGCCTTCGCGCTCTTTCCGCTGTTCTGGCTGCTCAAGGTCTCGGTGACGCCAAACGATCTGCTCTATACCGAGGGCGTGCGCCTGTGGCCGTCGCGCACGAGCTGGGATCATTATGCTTTCGTGCTGCAGCACAGCGCCTTTCCGACCTTCTTCAAGAACAGTCTGATCGTCTCGGCCTCGACGGCGGTGACCGTGACGATCTGCGCCTCACTCTCGGGCTACGCGCTGTCGCGCTTCAATTTCCGAGCGAAATACTGGATCGTGGCGCTGATGCTGCTGACCCAGATGTTTCCGCTCGTCATGCTGGTCGCCCCGATCTTCAAGATCCTGTCGCCCTTGCATCTGACCAACAGCCTGACCGGGCTCGTCATCGTCTACACCGCCTTCAACGTGCCCTTCGCCACCTTCCTGATGCAGTCCTTCTTCGACGGCATTCCGAAGGACCTCGAAGAGGCGGCGATGATCGATGGGGCGACGCAGTTCACGGCGTTTCGCCAGATCATCCTGCCGCTGACGCTGCCCGGCATCGCCGCGACGCTCGGCTTCGTCTTCACCGCCGCCTGGAGCGAATTGCTGTTTGCGCTGATGCTGATCAACGGCAATGACGCGGCGACTTTCCCGGTCGGGCTTCTCACCTTCGTTTCGAAATTCTCGGTGGATTTCGGGCAGATGATGGCGGCGGGCGTCATGGCGCTCATTCCGGCCGGCCTCTTCTTCCTGCTCATCCAGCGTTATCTCGTCCAGGGCCTGACGGCCGGCGCGGTCAAGGGTTAA
- a CDS encoding ABC transporter substrate-binding protein translates to MKKLIIATLFASMMAGTAFADTTLKLVEVITSPERTETLKSIVGKFEAANPGTKVDIISLPWNEAFQKFATMVSAGDVPDVMEMPDTWLSLYANNGMLESLEPYLEKWEHTGELTPRALELGRDVKNTAYMLPYGFYLRAMFYNKKLLSEAGVAQPPKTLDEFTAASEKVSKLPGKYGYCMRGGPGGLNGWMIFAATMAGDNTYFKEDGTSTMNSPGWAKGIEWMVDLYKKGYAPKDSVNWGFNEVVAGFYSGTCAFLDQDPDALIAIAERMKKEDFGVAPLPKGPDGKSFPTIGYGGWSMFSTSGNKDLSWKLIATLEGPEGNIEWNKRIGALPAYTAAEKDPFYAGDQFKGWFEELADPNTVPTVMPTYLEEFAFFKDSLAIKTSQQALLGDISAKDLADQWADYLTKAQQKFLSKK, encoded by the coding sequence ATGAAAAAACTAATAATCGCCACGCTCTTTGCTTCGATGATGGCGGGCACGGCCTTTGCCGATACGACGCTGAAGCTTGTCGAAGTCATCACCAGCCCGGAGCGCACCGAAACGCTGAAATCGATCGTCGGCAAGTTTGAGGCCGCCAATCCCGGCACCAAGGTCGACATCATCTCGCTGCCCTGGAACGAAGCCTTCCAGAAATTCGCGACCATGGTGTCGGCAGGTGATGTTCCTGACGTGATGGAGATGCCGGACACCTGGCTGTCGCTCTATGCCAATAACGGCATGCTCGAAAGCCTCGAGCCCTATCTCGAAAAGTGGGAGCACACTGGGGAATTGACGCCGCGCGCCCTCGAACTCGGCCGCGATGTCAAGAACACCGCCTATATGCTGCCCTACGGCTTCTATCTCAGAGCGATGTTCTACAACAAGAAGCTGCTTTCGGAGGCCGGCGTGGCCCAGCCGCCGAAGACGCTGGACGAGTTCACCGCCGCGTCCGAAAAAGTCTCCAAGCTGCCCGGCAAATACGGCTACTGCATGCGCGGCGGCCCGGGCGGCCTCAACGGCTGGATGATCTTCGCCGCCACGATGGCGGGCGACAATACATACTTCAAGGAAGACGGTACCTCGACGATGAACAGCCCCGGCTGGGCCAAGGGCATCGAATGGATGGTCGATCTCTACAAGAAGGGCTATGCGCCGAAGGACAGCGTCAACTGGGGCTTCAACGAAGTCGTCGCCGGCTTCTATTCCGGCACCTGCGCTTTCCTCGACCAGGATCCCGATGCGCTGATCGCCATCGCCGAGCGCATGAAGAAGGAGGATTTCGGTGTCGCGCCGCTGCCGAAGGGTCCTGACGGCAAGTCCTTCCCGACCATCGGTTATGGCGGCTGGTCGATGTTTTCGACGAGTGGCAACAAGGATCTCTCCTGGAAGCTGATCGCCACCCTCGAAGGGCCGGAAGGCAATATCGAGTGGAACAAGCGCATCGGCGCCCTGCCGGCCTATACGGCGGCAGAGAAGGACCCCTTCTATGCCGGTGACCAGTTCAAGGGCTGGTTCGAGGAACTGGCGGATCCGAACACGGTGCCGACGGTCATGCCGACCTATCTGGAAGAGTTCGCCTTCTTCAAGGATTCGCTGGCGATCAAGACCTCGCAACAGGCCCTGCTCGGCGATATCTCGGCGAAGGACCTGGCCGACCAATGGGCGGACTATCTGACCAAGGCGCAGCAGAAGTTCTTGTCGAAGAAATAG
- a CDS encoding ABC transporter ATP-binding protein yields MASIDIQNIRKAYGHVQVLHGVDLSIRDGEFVVLVGPSGCGKSTLLRMIAGLEDVTSGEIRIAGGRVNELHPKDRDIAMVFQSYALYPHMNVAGNMSYSLRLRKTAKEKITSAVAAAAAKLGLDPLLERRPKALSGGQRQRVAMGRAIVRQPKAFLFDEPLSNLDARLREQMRAEIKKLHGELKATSIYVTHDQIEAMTLADRIVAMHGGVVQQVGSPLELYDRPANLFVAGFIGSPGMNFLEASYTAGGVKLQDGTIVPLAKPLRLSEGAKVTLGIRPEHVLMTNDGTGLATDVELVEPTGFGIILHLALHGLPFKIFTLDREALKAGPKINVAFPPQYLHVFDGEGRRVD; encoded by the coding sequence ATGGCATCGATCGATATCCAGAATATCCGCAAAGCCTATGGCCACGTGCAGGTGCTGCACGGCGTCGACCTGTCGATCAGGGACGGCGAATTCGTCGTGCTCGTCGGCCCCTCCGGCTGCGGCAAGTCTACGCTGTTGCGCATGATCGCCGGATTGGAGGATGTCACATCAGGCGAAATCCGCATCGCCGGCGGTCGGGTCAACGAGTTGCACCCCAAGGACCGCGACATTGCCATGGTGTTCCAGTCCTATGCGCTCTATCCGCACATGAACGTCGCCGGCAATATGAGCTACAGCCTGAGGCTGCGGAAGACCGCCAAGGAGAAGATCACAAGCGCGGTGGCTGCCGCCGCAGCCAAGCTCGGCCTTGACCCGCTGCTCGAACGGCGGCCGAAGGCGCTTTCGGGTGGCCAGCGCCAGCGCGTCGCCATGGGCCGCGCCATCGTGCGCCAGCCGAAAGCCTTCCTGTTCGACGAGCCGCTCTCCAATCTCGACGCGCGCCTGCGCGAGCAGATGCGCGCCGAAATCAAGAAGCTGCACGGCGAGCTGAAGGCGACCTCGATCTACGTTACCCATGACCAGATCGAGGCGATGACTCTCGCCGACCGGATCGTCGCCATGCATGGCGGCGTCGTCCAGCAGGTCGGCAGCCCGCTGGAACTCTACGACCGCCCCGCCAATCTGTTCGTTGCCGGTTTCATCGGCTCGCCGGGTATGAACTTCCTGGAGGCCAGCTATACCGCAGGCGGCGTAAAGCTGCAGGACGGAACGATCGTGCCGCTGGCGAAGCCGCTGCGGCTTTCAGAAGGCGCGAAGGTGACGCTCGGCATTCGGCCGGAGCATGTGCTGATGACGAATGACGGAACCGGGCTTGCCACCGATGTGGAACTCGTCGAACCCACCGGCTTCGGCATCATCCTGCATCTTGCCCTGCATGGCCTGCCATTCAAGATCTTCACGCTCGACCGGGAAGCGCTGAAGGCGGGGCCGAAGATCAATGTCGCCTTCCCGCCCCAATATCTGCACGTGTTCGATGGCGAGGGACGACGCGTCGACTAG